One window of Podarcis raffonei isolate rPodRaf1 chromosome 15, rPodRaf1.pri, whole genome shotgun sequence genomic DNA carries:
- the MYO19 gene encoding unconventional myosin-XIX isoform X2 → MERVNGTKSHPATSCDEENGLGEDVKSFLGDERQLHCFDDLTKVNPVTTTTVLKCLQARYAIDVFYTNAGSSLVAVNPFRPIPPLYSLELMRDYHTAPRLQELKPHVFVVAEETYRNVQSQIPPVNQSIIVSGESGAGKTWTSRCLMKFYATVASSSTVPKGSVAVERIEKRVLDSNPVMEAFGNACTLRNSNSSRFGKYIQLQLNRSQHLTSASIQTFLLEKTRVAYQAPCERNFHIFYQIAKGASHEERLEWDVPEGAKFCWLPNPEKTLEEDSFEVTREAMSHLGIDCYTQNNVFKILAGLLHLGNIQFSEAEDESQPCELDDSATGFAKTASRLLKVPVEQLLETLRIRTITAGKQRQVFKKACPKVECGTRRDCLAKVVYAKVFDWLVAVINGSINADPSVWSNFIGLLDVYGFESFPDNHLEQLCINYANEKLQQHFVSHFLKAQQEEYAAEGLEWSFINYQDNQCCLDVIEGSPVSIFSLLNEECRLNRPSNTSQLQTRIDVALSDNRCVSRDRFSKEPNFIVSHYAGDVRYQVEGMVEKNKDPVPPELVLLLQLSQDSLLQKLFPVETTSQKTSTNDIRTQMKPVVVTVVSKFKGSLEKLMEILHSTTPHYIRCIKPNADCQAALFRKDEVLQQLEACGIVEAVNISAAGFPIRISFESFMERYKVLRRSPKQKSNTTHQENGFSHIMGNGLMMASSAEDKSDALRSVVQEILQQMCPPDAPPLKPTENQPCIVPVYCGKTKVFMTNSTLELLEVGRARVLADKAFCIQCCWRRFKRRKLAQERVSATVIQSAVRSWLARKHFQRLRKAVRVIKRTWKKWKAKMDVLAAEELDDLEGSPLSSSLKATVSLSETHSKLEKTCPLNAAIQFWPLGLVLSSGPVTLGAFQRDLALLACLQVLQQNNHHKAQTKQRTQGVTSIRALPQGSIKFHCRKSPLLYADTRPHTHNCTMTGFNQILLDNYKLLSA, encoded by the exons ATGGAACGG GTGAATGGCACCAAGAGTCACCCGGCCACCAGTTGTGATGAAGAGAATGGTCTCGGTGAAGATGTCAAATCCTTTTTGGGTGACGAACGGCAGCTCCATTGCTTTGATGACCTTACCAAAGTGAATCCTGTGACCACCACAACTG TCCTGAAGTGCCTGCAAGCGAGATACGCCATCGACGTGTTTTACACCAATGCCGGCAGCAGCCTGGTGGCAGTCAACCCCTTTCGGCCAATACCGCCTCTCTACTCGCTCGAGCTCATGAGGGACTACCACACTGCCCCCCGCCTTCAG GAACTCAAACCTCATGTTTTCGTGGTAGCGGAGGAGACCTACAGGAATGTCCAGAGCCAGATCCCACCTGTAAACCAGTCCATCATTGTGAGTGGCGAAAGCGGAGCTGGGAAG ACATGGACCTCCCGTTGCCTGATGAAATTTTACGCCACAGTCGCCTCGTCCTCCACCGTCCCCAAGGGCAGCGTAGCAGTGGAAAGGATAGAGAAGagggtgttggactccaacccagTGATGGAAGCCTTTG GAAACGCATGTACCCTTCggaacagcaacagcagccgtTTTGGCAAATACATCCAGCTTCAGTTAAACAG GTCTCAGCATCTAACAAGTGCTTCCATCCAGACTTTCCTGCTGGAGAAAACAAGGGTTGCCTACCAAGCCCCCTGTGAAAGGAACTTTCATATCTTCTACCAG ATTGCAAAAGGTGCCAGTCACGAAGAACGactggaatgggacgtccctgaaGGAGCAAAATTCTGCTGGCTTCCGAATCCTGAAAAGACTCTAGAAG AGGACTCCTTTGAGGTGACACGAGAGGCGATGTCGCATCTGGGCATTGACTGCTACACGCAGAATAATGTTTTCAAG atattaGCAGGTCTTCTCCACCTGGGAAACATCCAGTTCTCTGAGGCTGAGGACGAGTCGCAGCCTTGTGAACTGGACGACAGCGCCACAG GATTTGCAAAGACTGCTTCCAGATTATTAAAGGTGCCTGtagagcagttgctggaaacgctGCGGATCCGGACGATAACGGCTGGGAAGCAACGGCAGGTATTCAAGAAGGCTTGCCCCAAGGTTGAATGTGGGACGAGAAGGGACTGTCTTGCCAAGGTCGTCTATGCCAA GGTATTTGACTGGCTGGTGGCCGTGATCAATGGAAGCATCAATGCCGATCCTTCTGTCTGGAGCAACTTCATAG GTCTGTTGGATGTTTACGGCTTCGAATCTTTTCCGGACAACCACCTGGAGCAGCTGTGCATCAACTATGCCAATGAGAAACTGCAGCAGCATTTTGTAAGCCATTTCCTCAAAGCCCAGCAG GAAGAGTATGCTGCAGAAGGCCTGGAGTGGTCTTTCATCAACTACCAGGACAACCAGTGCTGCCTGGACGTAATCGAAGGCAGCCCAGTCAGCATCTTCTCTCTGCTGAACGAG gaaTGCCGCCTCAACAGACCCTCCAACACCAGCCAGCTTCAAACCCGGATTGACGTGGCTTTGTCTGATAACCGGTGTGTTAGCAGGGACCGGTTTAGTAAGGAGCCCAACTTCATCGTCTCCCATTACGCTGGGGATGTCCGCTATCAGGTGGAAGGAATGGTGGAAAAGAACAAG GACCCCGTCCCCCCGGAACTGGTTCTGTTGCTACAGctgtcccaggattctttgcttcAGAAATTGTTTCCTGTGGAAACCACAAGCCAAAAAACAAGCACAAACGACATCAGGACTCAGATGAAACCTGTGGTGGTTACAGTAGTCTCCAAATTCAAG GGGTCACTCGAGAAGCTGATGGAGATCCTGCACAGCACCACCCCACACTACATCCGCTGCATCAAGCCCAATGCAGATTGCCAGGCAGCTCTTTTCCGAAAGGACGAG GttctgcagcagctggaggcGTGTGGCATCGTGGAAGCTGTCAACATCAGCGCTGCAGGCTTTCCAATTCG GATTTCCTTTGAAAGCTTCATGGAGCGTTATAAAGTGCTGAGGAGATCACCAAAGCAAAAGTCAAACACCACGCATCAGGAGAATGGCTTCTCCCACATTATGGGGAACG GTTTGATGATGGCGTCTTCTGCAGAGGACAAAAGCGATGCTTTACGCTCTGTGGTCCAGGAGATCCTTCAGCAAATGTGCCCCCCTGATGCCCCTCCTCTCAAGCCTACAGAGAATCAACCCTGTATTGTGCCAGTTTATTGTGGGAAAACCAAAGTATTTATGACGAACTCCACG CTGGAGCTCCTTGAAGTGGGGCGAGCCAGAGTCTTAGCTGACAAAGCTTTCTGCATCCAGTGCTGCTGGCGAAGGTTTAAGAGAAGGAAGCTGGCTCAAGAGAGAGTGTCAGCCACAGTCATCCAGTCAG CTGTTCGCTCATGGTTGGCCAGGAAACATTTCCAGAGGCTACGGAAAGCTGTCAGGGTTATAAAACGGACCTGGAAAAAATGGAAG GCCAAGATGGATGTCCTGGCCGCAGAGGAGTTGGATGACTTAGAAGGAAGCCCCCTCTCCTCCAGCCTTAAGGCAACCGTTTCATTGAGCGAGACCCATAGCAAGTTGGAAAAAACATGCCCCCTAAATGCAGCAATCCAGTTCTGGCCTCTTGGGCTGGTCCTTTCAAGCGGCCCAGTGACACTGGGTGCTTTTCAGAGAGACCTCGCCCTCCTGGCCTGCCTCCAAGTGCTGCAGCAGAACAACCATCACAAGGCACAGACCAAGCAGCGCACGCAAGGGGTCACCTCCATCAGAGCCCTCCCACAG GGCTCGATCAAGTTCCACTGCAGGAAATCTCCGCTGCTTTACGCAGACACCAGGCCGCACACCCACAACTGCACCATGACCGGCTTCAACCAGATTCTCCTCGACAACTACAAGCTCCTTTCAGCTTGA
- the MYO19 gene encoding unconventional myosin-XIX isoform X1 has product MHSPTRTSKPPKMRREKMPKQVNGTKSHPATSCDEENGLGEDVKSFLGDERQLHCFDDLTKVNPVTTTTVLKCLQARYAIDVFYTNAGSSLVAVNPFRPIPPLYSLELMRDYHTAPRLQELKPHVFVVAEETYRNVQSQIPPVNQSIIVSGESGAGKTWTSRCLMKFYATVASSSTVPKGSVAVERIEKRVLDSNPVMEAFGNACTLRNSNSSRFGKYIQLQLNRSQHLTSASIQTFLLEKTRVAYQAPCERNFHIFYQIAKGASHEERLEWDVPEGAKFCWLPNPEKTLEEDSFEVTREAMSHLGIDCYTQNNVFKILAGLLHLGNIQFSEAEDESQPCELDDSATGFAKTASRLLKVPVEQLLETLRIRTITAGKQRQVFKKACPKVECGTRRDCLAKVVYAKVFDWLVAVINGSINADPSVWSNFIGLLDVYGFESFPDNHLEQLCINYANEKLQQHFVSHFLKAQQEEYAAEGLEWSFINYQDNQCCLDVIEGSPVSIFSLLNEECRLNRPSNTSQLQTRIDVALSDNRCVSRDRFSKEPNFIVSHYAGDVRYQVEGMVEKNKDPVPPELVLLLQLSQDSLLQKLFPVETTSQKTSTNDIRTQMKPVVVTVVSKFKGSLEKLMEILHSTTPHYIRCIKPNADCQAALFRKDEVLQQLEACGIVEAVNISAAGFPIRISFESFMERYKVLRRSPKQKSNTTHQENGFSHIMGNGLMMASSAEDKSDALRSVVQEILQQMCPPDAPPLKPTENQPCIVPVYCGKTKVFMTNSTLELLEVGRARVLADKAFCIQCCWRRFKRRKLAQERVSATVIQSAVRSWLARKHFQRLRKAVRVIKRTWKKWKAKMDVLAAEELDDLEGSPLSSSLKATVSLSETHSKLEKTCPLNAAIQFWPLGLVLSSGPVTLGAFQRDLALLACLQVLQQNNHHKAQTKQRTQGVTSIRALPQGSIKFHCRKSPLLYADTRPHTHNCTMTGFNQILLDNYKLLSA; this is encoded by the exons ATGCATTCTCCAACACGAACTTCAAAGCCTCCCAAAATGAGAAGGGAAAAAATGCCCAAGCAG GTGAATGGCACCAAGAGTCACCCGGCCACCAGTTGTGATGAAGAGAATGGTCTCGGTGAAGATGTCAAATCCTTTTTGGGTGACGAACGGCAGCTCCATTGCTTTGATGACCTTACCAAAGTGAATCCTGTGACCACCACAACTG TCCTGAAGTGCCTGCAAGCGAGATACGCCATCGACGTGTTTTACACCAATGCCGGCAGCAGCCTGGTGGCAGTCAACCCCTTTCGGCCAATACCGCCTCTCTACTCGCTCGAGCTCATGAGGGACTACCACACTGCCCCCCGCCTTCAG GAACTCAAACCTCATGTTTTCGTGGTAGCGGAGGAGACCTACAGGAATGTCCAGAGCCAGATCCCACCTGTAAACCAGTCCATCATTGTGAGTGGCGAAAGCGGAGCTGGGAAG ACATGGACCTCCCGTTGCCTGATGAAATTTTACGCCACAGTCGCCTCGTCCTCCACCGTCCCCAAGGGCAGCGTAGCAGTGGAAAGGATAGAGAAGagggtgttggactccaacccagTGATGGAAGCCTTTG GAAACGCATGTACCCTTCggaacagcaacagcagccgtTTTGGCAAATACATCCAGCTTCAGTTAAACAG GTCTCAGCATCTAACAAGTGCTTCCATCCAGACTTTCCTGCTGGAGAAAACAAGGGTTGCCTACCAAGCCCCCTGTGAAAGGAACTTTCATATCTTCTACCAG ATTGCAAAAGGTGCCAGTCACGAAGAACGactggaatgggacgtccctgaaGGAGCAAAATTCTGCTGGCTTCCGAATCCTGAAAAGACTCTAGAAG AGGACTCCTTTGAGGTGACACGAGAGGCGATGTCGCATCTGGGCATTGACTGCTACACGCAGAATAATGTTTTCAAG atattaGCAGGTCTTCTCCACCTGGGAAACATCCAGTTCTCTGAGGCTGAGGACGAGTCGCAGCCTTGTGAACTGGACGACAGCGCCACAG GATTTGCAAAGACTGCTTCCAGATTATTAAAGGTGCCTGtagagcagttgctggaaacgctGCGGATCCGGACGATAACGGCTGGGAAGCAACGGCAGGTATTCAAGAAGGCTTGCCCCAAGGTTGAATGTGGGACGAGAAGGGACTGTCTTGCCAAGGTCGTCTATGCCAA GGTATTTGACTGGCTGGTGGCCGTGATCAATGGAAGCATCAATGCCGATCCTTCTGTCTGGAGCAACTTCATAG GTCTGTTGGATGTTTACGGCTTCGAATCTTTTCCGGACAACCACCTGGAGCAGCTGTGCATCAACTATGCCAATGAGAAACTGCAGCAGCATTTTGTAAGCCATTTCCTCAAAGCCCAGCAG GAAGAGTATGCTGCAGAAGGCCTGGAGTGGTCTTTCATCAACTACCAGGACAACCAGTGCTGCCTGGACGTAATCGAAGGCAGCCCAGTCAGCATCTTCTCTCTGCTGAACGAG gaaTGCCGCCTCAACAGACCCTCCAACACCAGCCAGCTTCAAACCCGGATTGACGTGGCTTTGTCTGATAACCGGTGTGTTAGCAGGGACCGGTTTAGTAAGGAGCCCAACTTCATCGTCTCCCATTACGCTGGGGATGTCCGCTATCAGGTGGAAGGAATGGTGGAAAAGAACAAG GACCCCGTCCCCCCGGAACTGGTTCTGTTGCTACAGctgtcccaggattctttgcttcAGAAATTGTTTCCTGTGGAAACCACAAGCCAAAAAACAAGCACAAACGACATCAGGACTCAGATGAAACCTGTGGTGGTTACAGTAGTCTCCAAATTCAAG GGGTCACTCGAGAAGCTGATGGAGATCCTGCACAGCACCACCCCACACTACATCCGCTGCATCAAGCCCAATGCAGATTGCCAGGCAGCTCTTTTCCGAAAGGACGAG GttctgcagcagctggaggcGTGTGGCATCGTGGAAGCTGTCAACATCAGCGCTGCAGGCTTTCCAATTCG GATTTCCTTTGAAAGCTTCATGGAGCGTTATAAAGTGCTGAGGAGATCACCAAAGCAAAAGTCAAACACCACGCATCAGGAGAATGGCTTCTCCCACATTATGGGGAACG GTTTGATGATGGCGTCTTCTGCAGAGGACAAAAGCGATGCTTTACGCTCTGTGGTCCAGGAGATCCTTCAGCAAATGTGCCCCCCTGATGCCCCTCCTCTCAAGCCTACAGAGAATCAACCCTGTATTGTGCCAGTTTATTGTGGGAAAACCAAAGTATTTATGACGAACTCCACG CTGGAGCTCCTTGAAGTGGGGCGAGCCAGAGTCTTAGCTGACAAAGCTTTCTGCATCCAGTGCTGCTGGCGAAGGTTTAAGAGAAGGAAGCTGGCTCAAGAGAGAGTGTCAGCCACAGTCATCCAGTCAG CTGTTCGCTCATGGTTGGCCAGGAAACATTTCCAGAGGCTACGGAAAGCTGTCAGGGTTATAAAACGGACCTGGAAAAAATGGAAG GCCAAGATGGATGTCCTGGCCGCAGAGGAGTTGGATGACTTAGAAGGAAGCCCCCTCTCCTCCAGCCTTAAGGCAACCGTTTCATTGAGCGAGACCCATAGCAAGTTGGAAAAAACATGCCCCCTAAATGCAGCAATCCAGTTCTGGCCTCTTGGGCTGGTCCTTTCAAGCGGCCCAGTGACACTGGGTGCTTTTCAGAGAGACCTCGCCCTCCTGGCCTGCCTCCAAGTGCTGCAGCAGAACAACCATCACAAGGCACAGACCAAGCAGCGCACGCAAGGGGTCACCTCCATCAGAGCCCTCCCACAG GGCTCGATCAAGTTCCACTGCAGGAAATCTCCGCTGCTTTACGCAGACACCAGGCCGCACACCCACAACTGCACCATGACCGGCTTCAACCAGATTCTCCTCGACAACTACAAGCTCCTTTCAGCTTGA
- the MYO19 gene encoding unconventional myosin-XIX isoform X3, whose translation MHSPTRTSKPPKMRREKMPKQVNGTKSHPATSCDEENGLGEDVKSFLGDERQLHCFDDLTKVNPVTTTTVLKCLQARYAIDVFYTNAGSSLVAVNPFRPIPPLYSLELMRDYHTAPRLQELKPHVFVVAEETYRNVQSQIPPVNQSIIVSGESGAGKTWTSRCLMKFYATVASSSTVPKGSVAVERIEKRVLDSNPVMEAFGNACTLRNSNSSRFGKYIQLQLNRSQHLTSASIQTFLLEKTRVAYQAPCERNFHIFYQIAKGASHEERLEWDVPEGAKFCWLPNPEKTLEEDSFEVTREAMSHLGIDCYTQNNVFKILAGLLHLGNIQFSEAEDESQPCELDDSATGFAKTASRLLKVPVEQLLETLRIRTITAGKQRQVFKKACPKVECGTRRDCLAKVVYAKVFDWLVAVINGSINADPSVWSNFIGLLDVYGFESFPDNHLEQLCINYANEKLQQHFVSHFLKAQQEEYAAEGLEWSFINYQDNQCCLDVIEGSPVSIFSLLNEECRLNRPSNTSQLQTRIDVALSDNRCVSRDRFSKEPNFIVSHYAGDVRYQVEGMVEKNKDPVPPELVLLLQLSQDSLLQKLFPVETTSQKTSTNDIRTQMKPVVVTVVSKFKGSLEKLMEILHSTTPHYIRCIKPNADCQAALFRKDEVLQQLEACGIVEAVNISAAGFPIRISFESFMERYKVLRRSPKQKSNTTHQENGFSHIMGNGLMMASSAEDKSDALRSVVQEILQQMCPPDAPPLKPTENQPCIVPVYCGKTKVFMTNSTVRRTLSVGSLAWSHPHSHRKQNSIFCKSHPMSMVLKCYDATLSRHGSPQRILGAAIS comes from the exons ATGCATTCTCCAACACGAACTTCAAAGCCTCCCAAAATGAGAAGGGAAAAAATGCCCAAGCAG GTGAATGGCACCAAGAGTCACCCGGCCACCAGTTGTGATGAAGAGAATGGTCTCGGTGAAGATGTCAAATCCTTTTTGGGTGACGAACGGCAGCTCCATTGCTTTGATGACCTTACCAAAGTGAATCCTGTGACCACCACAACTG TCCTGAAGTGCCTGCAAGCGAGATACGCCATCGACGTGTTTTACACCAATGCCGGCAGCAGCCTGGTGGCAGTCAACCCCTTTCGGCCAATACCGCCTCTCTACTCGCTCGAGCTCATGAGGGACTACCACACTGCCCCCCGCCTTCAG GAACTCAAACCTCATGTTTTCGTGGTAGCGGAGGAGACCTACAGGAATGTCCAGAGCCAGATCCCACCTGTAAACCAGTCCATCATTGTGAGTGGCGAAAGCGGAGCTGGGAAG ACATGGACCTCCCGTTGCCTGATGAAATTTTACGCCACAGTCGCCTCGTCCTCCACCGTCCCCAAGGGCAGCGTAGCAGTGGAAAGGATAGAGAAGagggtgttggactccaacccagTGATGGAAGCCTTTG GAAACGCATGTACCCTTCggaacagcaacagcagccgtTTTGGCAAATACATCCAGCTTCAGTTAAACAG GTCTCAGCATCTAACAAGTGCTTCCATCCAGACTTTCCTGCTGGAGAAAACAAGGGTTGCCTACCAAGCCCCCTGTGAAAGGAACTTTCATATCTTCTACCAG ATTGCAAAAGGTGCCAGTCACGAAGAACGactggaatgggacgtccctgaaGGAGCAAAATTCTGCTGGCTTCCGAATCCTGAAAAGACTCTAGAAG AGGACTCCTTTGAGGTGACACGAGAGGCGATGTCGCATCTGGGCATTGACTGCTACACGCAGAATAATGTTTTCAAG atattaGCAGGTCTTCTCCACCTGGGAAACATCCAGTTCTCTGAGGCTGAGGACGAGTCGCAGCCTTGTGAACTGGACGACAGCGCCACAG GATTTGCAAAGACTGCTTCCAGATTATTAAAGGTGCCTGtagagcagttgctggaaacgctGCGGATCCGGACGATAACGGCTGGGAAGCAACGGCAGGTATTCAAGAAGGCTTGCCCCAAGGTTGAATGTGGGACGAGAAGGGACTGTCTTGCCAAGGTCGTCTATGCCAA GGTATTTGACTGGCTGGTGGCCGTGATCAATGGAAGCATCAATGCCGATCCTTCTGTCTGGAGCAACTTCATAG GTCTGTTGGATGTTTACGGCTTCGAATCTTTTCCGGACAACCACCTGGAGCAGCTGTGCATCAACTATGCCAATGAGAAACTGCAGCAGCATTTTGTAAGCCATTTCCTCAAAGCCCAGCAG GAAGAGTATGCTGCAGAAGGCCTGGAGTGGTCTTTCATCAACTACCAGGACAACCAGTGCTGCCTGGACGTAATCGAAGGCAGCCCAGTCAGCATCTTCTCTCTGCTGAACGAG gaaTGCCGCCTCAACAGACCCTCCAACACCAGCCAGCTTCAAACCCGGATTGACGTGGCTTTGTCTGATAACCGGTGTGTTAGCAGGGACCGGTTTAGTAAGGAGCCCAACTTCATCGTCTCCCATTACGCTGGGGATGTCCGCTATCAGGTGGAAGGAATGGTGGAAAAGAACAAG GACCCCGTCCCCCCGGAACTGGTTCTGTTGCTACAGctgtcccaggattctttgcttcAGAAATTGTTTCCTGTGGAAACCACAAGCCAAAAAACAAGCACAAACGACATCAGGACTCAGATGAAACCTGTGGTGGTTACAGTAGTCTCCAAATTCAAG GGGTCACTCGAGAAGCTGATGGAGATCCTGCACAGCACCACCCCACACTACATCCGCTGCATCAAGCCCAATGCAGATTGCCAGGCAGCTCTTTTCCGAAAGGACGAG GttctgcagcagctggaggcGTGTGGCATCGTGGAAGCTGTCAACATCAGCGCTGCAGGCTTTCCAATTCG GATTTCCTTTGAAAGCTTCATGGAGCGTTATAAAGTGCTGAGGAGATCACCAAAGCAAAAGTCAAACACCACGCATCAGGAGAATGGCTTCTCCCACATTATGGGGAACG GTTTGATGATGGCGTCTTCTGCAGAGGACAAAAGCGATGCTTTACGCTCTGTGGTCCAGGAGATCCTTCAGCAAATGTGCCCCCCTGATGCCCCTCCTCTCAAGCCTACAGAGAATCAACCCTGTATTGTGCCAGTTTATTGTGGGAAAACCAAAGTATTTATGACGAACTCCACGGTAAGGAGGACACTTTCAGTGGGTTCTTTGGCATGGAGTCATCCTCACtctcatcggaaacagaattccaTTTTCTGCAAATCACACCCTATGTCAATGGTTCTAAAgtgctatgatgccactttaagcagGCATGGctctccccaaagaattctgggagctgccatTAGTTAG
- the MYO19 gene encoding unconventional myosin-XIX isoform X4 → MHSPTRTSKPPKMRREKMPKQVNGTKSHPATSCDEENGLGEDVKSFLGDERQLHCFDDLTKVNPVTTTTVLKCLQARYAIDVFYTNAGSSLVAVNPFRPIPPLYSLELMRDYHTAPRLQELKPHVFVVAEETYRNVQSQIPPVNQSIIVSGESGAGKTWTSRCLMKFYATVASSSTVPKGSVAVERIEKRVLDSNPVMEAFGNACTLRNSNSSRFGKYIQLQLNRSQHLTSASIQTFLLEKTRVAYQAPCERNFHIFYQIAKGASHEERLEWDVPEGAKFCWLPNPEKTLEEDSFEVTREAMSHLGIDCYTQNNVFKILAGLLHLGNIQFSEAEDESQPCELDDSATGFAKTASRLLKVPVEQLLETLRIRTITAGKQRQVFKKACPKVECGTRRDCLAKVVYAKVFDWLVAVINGSINADPSVWSNFIGLLDVYGFESFPDNHLEQLCINYANEKLQQHFVSHFLKAQQEEYAAEGLEWSFINYQDNQCCLDVIEGSPVSIFSLLNEECRLNRPSNTSQLQTRIDVALSDNRCVSRDRFSKEPNFIVSHYAGDVRYQVEGMVEKNKDPVPPELVLLLQLSQDSLLQKLFPVETTSQKTSTNDIRTQMKPVVVTVVSKFKGSLEKLMEILHSTTPHYIRCIKPNADCQAALFRKDEVLQQLEACGIVEAVNISAAGFPIRISFESFMERYKVLRRSPKQKSNTTHQENGFSHIMGNAPPWILLLLLQKPAFLSTGLFLLSSNEPHLSFSVWFSRPVQSAEV, encoded by the exons ATGCATTCTCCAACACGAACTTCAAAGCCTCCCAAAATGAGAAGGGAAAAAATGCCCAAGCAG GTGAATGGCACCAAGAGTCACCCGGCCACCAGTTGTGATGAAGAGAATGGTCTCGGTGAAGATGTCAAATCCTTTTTGGGTGACGAACGGCAGCTCCATTGCTTTGATGACCTTACCAAAGTGAATCCTGTGACCACCACAACTG TCCTGAAGTGCCTGCAAGCGAGATACGCCATCGACGTGTTTTACACCAATGCCGGCAGCAGCCTGGTGGCAGTCAACCCCTTTCGGCCAATACCGCCTCTCTACTCGCTCGAGCTCATGAGGGACTACCACACTGCCCCCCGCCTTCAG GAACTCAAACCTCATGTTTTCGTGGTAGCGGAGGAGACCTACAGGAATGTCCAGAGCCAGATCCCACCTGTAAACCAGTCCATCATTGTGAGTGGCGAAAGCGGAGCTGGGAAG ACATGGACCTCCCGTTGCCTGATGAAATTTTACGCCACAGTCGCCTCGTCCTCCACCGTCCCCAAGGGCAGCGTAGCAGTGGAAAGGATAGAGAAGagggtgttggactccaacccagTGATGGAAGCCTTTG GAAACGCATGTACCCTTCggaacagcaacagcagccgtTTTGGCAAATACATCCAGCTTCAGTTAAACAG GTCTCAGCATCTAACAAGTGCTTCCATCCAGACTTTCCTGCTGGAGAAAACAAGGGTTGCCTACCAAGCCCCCTGTGAAAGGAACTTTCATATCTTCTACCAG ATTGCAAAAGGTGCCAGTCACGAAGAACGactggaatgggacgtccctgaaGGAGCAAAATTCTGCTGGCTTCCGAATCCTGAAAAGACTCTAGAAG AGGACTCCTTTGAGGTGACACGAGAGGCGATGTCGCATCTGGGCATTGACTGCTACACGCAGAATAATGTTTTCAAG atattaGCAGGTCTTCTCCACCTGGGAAACATCCAGTTCTCTGAGGCTGAGGACGAGTCGCAGCCTTGTGAACTGGACGACAGCGCCACAG GATTTGCAAAGACTGCTTCCAGATTATTAAAGGTGCCTGtagagcagttgctggaaacgctGCGGATCCGGACGATAACGGCTGGGAAGCAACGGCAGGTATTCAAGAAGGCTTGCCCCAAGGTTGAATGTGGGACGAGAAGGGACTGTCTTGCCAAGGTCGTCTATGCCAA GGTATTTGACTGGCTGGTGGCCGTGATCAATGGAAGCATCAATGCCGATCCTTCTGTCTGGAGCAACTTCATAG GTCTGTTGGATGTTTACGGCTTCGAATCTTTTCCGGACAACCACCTGGAGCAGCTGTGCATCAACTATGCCAATGAGAAACTGCAGCAGCATTTTGTAAGCCATTTCCTCAAAGCCCAGCAG GAAGAGTATGCTGCAGAAGGCCTGGAGTGGTCTTTCATCAACTACCAGGACAACCAGTGCTGCCTGGACGTAATCGAAGGCAGCCCAGTCAGCATCTTCTCTCTGCTGAACGAG gaaTGCCGCCTCAACAGACCCTCCAACACCAGCCAGCTTCAAACCCGGATTGACGTGGCTTTGTCTGATAACCGGTGTGTTAGCAGGGACCGGTTTAGTAAGGAGCCCAACTTCATCGTCTCCCATTACGCTGGGGATGTCCGCTATCAGGTGGAAGGAATGGTGGAAAAGAACAAG GACCCCGTCCCCCCGGAACTGGTTCTGTTGCTACAGctgtcccaggattctttgcttcAGAAATTGTTTCCTGTGGAAACCACAAGCCAAAAAACAAGCACAAACGACATCAGGACTCAGATGAAACCTGTGGTGGTTACAGTAGTCTCCAAATTCAAG GGGTCACTCGAGAAGCTGATGGAGATCCTGCACAGCACCACCCCACACTACATCCGCTGCATCAAGCCCAATGCAGATTGCCAGGCAGCTCTTTTCCGAAAGGACGAG GttctgcagcagctggaggcGTGTGGCATCGTGGAAGCTGTCAACATCAGCGCTGCAGGCTTTCCAATTCG GATTTCCTTTGAAAGCTTCATGGAGCGTTATAAAGTGCTGAGGAGATCACCAAAGCAAAAGTCAAACACCACGCATCAGGAGAATGGCTTCTCCCACATTATGGGGAACG CTCCACCCTGGATTCTTCTGCTGCTCTTGCAAAAACCCGCTTTTCTCTCTACGGGGCTGTTTCTCCTTTCAAGCAACGAACcgcatctctctttctctgtttggTTTAGCAGACCAGTCCAGTCAGCAGAG GTTTGA